Proteins from a single region of Halorubrum sp. 2020YC2:
- a CDS encoding transcription initiation factor IIB family protein, whose product MYRASDRVDNQAWIELLDEACASLDLDGETRSTAVDLFLSRAPDDDRGKRVAAAASLYAAGLIRGEERSQSAVADAMDVSRLSVQKRWKPILEDAGFSPPSW is encoded by the coding sequence GTGTACCGGGCGAGCGACCGGGTCGACAACCAAGCGTGGATCGAACTCCTCGACGAGGCGTGCGCCTCGCTCGACCTCGACGGGGAGACGCGGTCGACCGCGGTCGACCTCTTCCTCTCTCGCGCCCCCGACGACGACCGCGGGAAGCGCGTCGCGGCCGCCGCCAGCCTCTACGCCGCCGGCCTGATCCGCGGCGAGGAGCGGTCGCAGTCCGCCGTCGCGGACGCGATGGACGTCTCGCGGCTCTCCGTCCAGAAGCGGTGGAAGCCGATCTTAGAAGACGCCGGCTTCTCGCCGCCGTCGTGGTGA
- a CDS encoding NADP-dependent oxidoreductase, producing the protein MTNTNREWLLARRPEGEPDTDSFELRETDVPTPNPGELLVRIRFLSVDPYMRGRMRDVESYAEPWDVGDTLKGGVVGEVVESESDAYEAGDLVTGEGKWADYATLDADDVAPVDPAVADPEAYLGVLGMPGRTAYFGLLEVGEPKPGDTVVVSGAAGAVGSVVGQIAKRNGCRVVGFAGSDEKTDWLADELGFDAAINYKATDDYRAALDEAAPDGVDVYFDNVGGPITDAVFTKLNLDARVAVCGQIAHYNDEGVPTGPRKLPQIIPVRATIQGLLVGDFATRFGQASERLGEWVATGELKHRETVVAGLENAPDAFLGLFSGDNIGKQVVRVSAADAE; encoded by the coding sequence GTGACAAACACCAACCGCGAGTGGCTTCTCGCCCGGCGACCCGAAGGCGAGCCCGACACCGACAGCTTCGAACTGCGAGAGACGGACGTCCCGACGCCTAACCCCGGCGAACTCCTCGTCCGGATCCGGTTCCTCTCCGTCGACCCGTACATGCGCGGCCGGATGCGCGACGTCGAGTCGTACGCCGAGCCGTGGGACGTGGGCGATACGCTCAAGGGCGGCGTGGTCGGTGAAGTGGTCGAAAGCGAGAGCGACGCGTACGAGGCGGGCGACCTCGTGACCGGCGAGGGGAAGTGGGCCGACTACGCGACCCTCGACGCCGACGACGTCGCGCCGGTCGACCCGGCGGTCGCGGACCCCGAGGCGTACCTCGGCGTCCTCGGGATGCCCGGACGGACCGCCTACTTCGGCCTCCTCGAAGTGGGCGAGCCGAAGCCGGGCGACACGGTCGTCGTCTCCGGCGCCGCGGGCGCGGTCGGCTCGGTCGTCGGCCAGATCGCGAAGCGCAACGGCTGCCGCGTGGTCGGCTTCGCCGGCAGCGACGAGAAGACCGACTGGCTCGCCGACGAGCTCGGCTTCGACGCCGCGATCAACTACAAGGCGACCGACGACTACCGCGCCGCGCTCGACGAGGCCGCGCCCGACGGCGTCGACGTGTACTTCGACAACGTCGGCGGCCCGATCACCGACGCCGTGTTCACCAAACTGAACCTCGACGCGCGCGTCGCGGTCTGCGGCCAGATCGCCCACTACAACGACGAGGGCGTTCCGACCGGCCCGCGGAAGCTCCCGCAGATCATCCCGGTGCGCGCCACGATTCAGGGACTGCTCGTCGGGGACTTCGCGACCCGGTTCGGTCAGGCCAGCGAGCGGCTCGGGGAGTGGGTCGCGACCGGCGAGCTGAAACACCGCGAGACGGTCGTCGCGGGGTTAGAGAACGCGCCCGACGCCTTCCTCGGCCTGTTCTCCGGCGACAACATCGGCAAGCAGGTGGTGCGGGTGTCGGCGGCGGACGCGGAGTAG
- a CDS encoding CapA family protein: MVSRRALLASGAVGIGGIAGCAADSERSDESETDAGGTADGGDEDARAARIGFVGDLMLGRSVADRWADADDPAGVWGTTLPRLRDLDALVGNLECCVSDRGERWPDKTYYFRSPPSFAVPALEAAGASFVSLANNHVLDYREPALRDTRTNLSDAGIARAGAGANADAALEPATFEAGDLTVAAFGLTDQSTAFAATDSDPGTAFARLDPSVAATRALVGDVLDRVADAEPDLVVASLHWGANWETEPRAVHERFGRWLVERGVDVVHGHSAHVLQGVEVYDGRPIVYDAGDFVDDYVSYRDREGVYNKRSALFELVVRGGDPVALDVVPTEISDETAGLAGGEAAAWVRDAVAERSAPHDTPVEGVDGERSDGRLRIPLGDG; encoded by the coding sequence ATGGTCTCCCGCCGCGCGCTGCTCGCCTCTGGCGCCGTCGGAATCGGCGGAATCGCCGGCTGCGCCGCCGACTCGGAACGCTCCGACGAGAGCGAGACGGACGCCGGCGGCACCGCCGACGGCGGCGACGAGGACGCCCGCGCCGCGCGGATCGGGTTCGTCGGGGACCTGATGCTCGGCCGCAGCGTCGCTGACCGCTGGGCGGACGCCGACGACCCCGCGGGCGTCTGGGGGACGACGCTTCCGCGGCTCCGCGACCTCGATGCGCTCGTCGGGAACCTGGAGTGTTGCGTCTCCGACCGCGGCGAGCGCTGGCCGGACAAGACGTACTACTTCCGATCGCCGCCGTCGTTCGCCGTGCCCGCTCTGGAGGCGGCCGGCGCCTCGTTCGTCTCGCTCGCCAACAACCACGTCCTCGACTACCGGGAGCCGGCGCTCCGCGACACGCGGACGAACCTCTCCGACGCCGGAATCGCCCGCGCCGGCGCCGGCGCGAACGCCGACGCGGCGCTCGAACCCGCGACGTTCGAGGCGGGCGACCTCACCGTCGCCGCCTTCGGTCTCACCGATCAGTCGACGGCGTTCGCGGCGACGGACTCCGACCCGGGGACCGCGTTCGCGCGGCTCGACCCGTCCGTCGCCGCGACCCGCGCCCTCGTCGGAGACGTCCTCGACCGCGTCGCGGACGCGGAGCCGGACCTCGTCGTCGCCTCGCTCCATTGGGGGGCGAACTGGGAGACCGAACCCCGCGCGGTCCACGAGCGGTTCGGCCGGTGGCTCGTCGAGCGGGGCGTCGACGTCGTCCACGGCCACAGCGCGCACGTCCTCCAGGGCGTCGAGGTGTACGACGGCCGACCCATCGTCTACGACGCCGGCGACTTCGTCGACGACTACGTCAGCTACCGCGACCGCGAGGGCGTCTACAACAAGCGGAGCGCGCTGTTCGAACTCGTCGTCCGCGGCGGCGACCCCGTCGCGCTCGACGTCGTGCCGACGGAGATATCCGACGAGACCGCCGGCCTCGCGGGCGGCGAGGCCGCGGCCTGGGTCCGGGACGCGGTCGCGGAACGGTCCGCGCCGCACGACACGCCGGTCGAGGGCGTCGACGGCGAACGCTCCGACGGTCGGCTGCGGATCCCGCTCGGGGACGGGTAG
- a CDS encoding helix-turn-helix transcriptional regulator → MRNDISDRRAETGESQSDLAAAVGVTRQTINAIERERYDPSLELAFKLAAHFDCRIEDLFDPAE, encoded by the coding sequence ATGAGGAACGACATCAGCGACCGGCGCGCGGAGACCGGCGAGAGTCAGTCCGACCTCGCCGCCGCCGTCGGGGTCACCCGCCAGACGATCAACGCTATCGAACGCGAGCGCTACGACCCCTCGCTGGAGCTGGCCTTCAAACTGGCCGCGCACTTCGACTGCCGGATCGAGGACCTGTTCGACCCGGCCGAGTGA
- a CDS encoding amidohydrolase family protein, which yields MLGLEHDFRIVDTRATLDPDESSVATHGRDISPERLEREMLQAGIVRAVASPGQRATGRSYLRANNAVARLSIDRPFVAFARLNGPRDPGTGPVSAVRNLRAERDDHHTRPDDVEQYSYDDRFHGFTLAPHVDGLPDEDVLRRLEDADLPLFVHAGREFPPEAVETELLGYDLPLVLGSFGGYPLDAELMNRTLDLLDDHDRLYVDTSAVRYREVLERGVLEHPDRVLFGSGAPDVHPNVGVMEVLTLDVSEDLMRRVLAKNPARLVPALAEGADV from the coding sequence ATGCTCGGGCTCGAACACGACTTCCGGATCGTCGACACCCGCGCGACCCTCGACCCCGACGAGTCGTCGGTCGCCACCCACGGGCGGGACATCTCCCCGGAGCGGCTGGAACGCGAGATGCTCCAGGCGGGCATCGTCCGCGCGGTCGCCAGCCCCGGCCAGCGGGCTACCGGCCGGAGCTACCTCCGCGCGAACAACGCCGTCGCGCGCCTGTCAATCGACCGCCCGTTCGTCGCGTTCGCCCGCCTCAACGGTCCCCGCGACCCGGGGACTGGACCCGTGTCGGCCGTCCGGAACCTCCGCGCCGAGCGCGACGACCACCACACCCGGCCGGACGACGTCGAGCAGTACTCCTACGACGACCGCTTCCACGGCTTCACGCTCGCTCCGCACGTCGACGGCCTCCCCGACGAGGACGTGCTCCGCCGACTGGAGGACGCCGACCTCCCCCTCTTCGTCCACGCGGGCCGGGAGTTCCCGCCCGAGGCGGTCGAGACGGAGCTGCTCGGCTACGACCTCCCGCTCGTCCTCGGGAGCTTCGGCGGCTACCCGCTGGACGCCGAACTGATGAACCGGACGCTGGATCTGCTGGACGACCACGACCGCCTGTACGTCGACACGAGCGCGGTGCGGTACCGCGAGGTGCTCGAACGCGGCGTGTTGGAACACCCGGACCGCGTCCTCTTCGGCTCCGGCGCGCCCGACGTCCACCCCAACGTCGGCGTGATGGAAGTGCTCACCCTCGACGTCTCCGAGGACCTGATGCGGCGCGTGTTGGCGAAGAACCCCGCCCGCCTCGTCCCCGCGCTGGCCGAGGGCGCCGACGTTTGA
- a CDS encoding sulfatase-like hydrolase/transferase encodes MSRRPNVFLLSADALRADHATELVDEVAGLTGGTRFANAVAPASHTASSIPALVTGRFIDEEGAVDDPLLPSSLSADGYRTRLLTDNPLAADALTERSAGEAGGLSNLLDDLLPRDVTRPVERAYFRRVWPTMRRVGLADPYYRPAARLNERALDALSTGTDPTFCWLHYMDTHSPYYVPNDGEVAGALDPDRAAAMSRSLTIGDAADVDRSEAETVARLYRRACDHLGGSVVEFVRELRERGLYRPDRDVLAVTADHGECLDPERGVFGHLPPASWESLVHVPLVVARPDWPESTVDEQVSLVDLPDMLRPDPGEAAPPTSFGREYVETVAGTLTAAGVVRGVRRADGEKLFGRRTTDGTDVVHARYEVGDPAAETVVGNPYGEGATATGVSDGLLQRAAEAGGLVGDEQYLAGIDESHLRALGYVE; translated from the coding sequence ATGTCACGCCGCCCGAACGTGTTCCTCCTCTCCGCCGACGCGCTCAGGGCGGATCACGCGACCGAACTCGTCGACGAGGTCGCGGGGCTGACGGGGGGGACCCGGTTCGCGAACGCGGTCGCTCCGGCCTCGCACACGGCCAGTTCGATCCCGGCGCTCGTGACCGGGCGGTTCATCGACGAAGAGGGGGCGGTCGACGACCCGCTGCTCCCGTCGTCGCTCTCGGCCGACGGCTACCGTACGCGACTGCTGACCGACAATCCCCTCGCTGCCGACGCGCTGACCGAGCGGTCCGCCGGGGAGGCCGGCGGCCTGAGCAACCTGTTGGACGACCTGCTTCCGCGCGACGTGACCCGTCCCGTCGAGCGGGCGTACTTCCGCCGCGTCTGGCCGACCATGCGCCGCGTCGGGCTGGCTGACCCCTACTACCGGCCCGCGGCGCGGCTCAACGAGCGCGCGCTGGACGCGCTGTCGACGGGGACCGACCCGACGTTCTGCTGGCTCCACTACATGGACACGCACAGTCCCTACTACGTCCCGAACGACGGCGAGGTGGCCGGGGCGCTCGACCCGGACCGGGCGGCCGCGATGAGCCGGAGCCTCACGATAGGGGACGCCGCGGACGTGGACCGCTCGGAGGCCGAGACGGTCGCGCGGCTGTACCGGCGGGCCTGCGACCACCTCGGCGGGTCGGTCGTCGAGTTCGTGCGCGAACTCCGGGAGCGGGGGCTGTACAGGCCCGACCGGGACGTGCTCGCGGTGACGGCCGACCACGGGGAGTGTCTCGACCCCGAGCGGGGGGTGTTCGGCCACCTGCCGCCGGCCTCGTGGGAGTCACTCGTCCACGTTCCGCTCGTCGTCGCGCGCCCGGACTGGCCGGAGTCGACCGTGGACGAGCAGGTCTCGCTCGTCGACCTGCCCGACATGCTCCGACCCGATCCGGGTGAGGCGGCTCCGCCGACGTCGTTCGGCCGGGAGTACGTCGAGACGGTCGCGGGGACGCTCACGGCCGCGGGGGTCGTCCGCGGGGTGCGCCGGGCGGACGGGGAGAAGCTGTTCGGGCGGCGGACGACGGACGGCACCGACGTGGTCCACGCCCGCTACGAGGTCGGGGACCCGGCCGCGGAGACCGTCGTCGGGAACCCGTACGGCGAGGGCGCGACGGCGACGGGCGTCTCAGACGGGCTGCTCCAACGGGCCGCCGAGGCGGGCGGGCTCGTCGGCGACGAGCAGTACCTGGCGGGAATCGACGAGTCGCACCTGCGGGCGCTCGGCTACGTCGAGTAG
- a CDS encoding DUF371 domain-containing protein — protein MSDEDADPPRIGADDPLVEVVRATGHENVTAEHASTVEFTTDDWLTPAGDCIVGIEADRTPRDFSTEFRQACRDADATIEATLVVDAAEKTYEETITGRGDPDLTLLDDRSMVGRTSDYTDDERTILVDGDGAAADLDRDLVAALVDGADLTLRLEVDPAE, from the coding sequence ATGAGCGATGAGGACGCAGACCCCCCGCGGATCGGCGCCGACGACCCGCTGGTGGAGGTCGTCCGCGCGACCGGCCACGAGAACGTCACCGCCGAGCACGCGAGCACGGTCGAATTCACGACGGACGACTGGCTCACCCCCGCCGGCGACTGTATCGTCGGGATCGAGGCGGACCGGACCCCCCGAGACTTCTCGACCGAGTTCCGCCAGGCGTGTCGGGACGCGGACGCGACGATCGAGGCGACGCTCGTCGTCGACGCGGCCGAGAAGACGTACGAGGAGACGATCACCGGCCGCGGCGACCCCGACCTGACCCTGCTCGACGACCGCTCGATGGTCGGCCGCACGAGCGACTACACCGACGACGAGCGCACGATCCTCGTCGACGGCGACGGCGCCGCGGCCGACCTCGACCGCGACCTCGTCGCCGCGCTGGTCGACGGGGCCGACCTCACGCTGCGGCTCGAAGTCGACCCGGCCGAGTGA
- a CDS encoding CoA pyrophosphatase: protein MDLSGLRRHAPQSLAGRREAAVLAPVIARDGDAHLLFTKRAAHLGEHPGQMSFPGGGREPIDRTLTDTALREADEEVGMRAAEVDVLGRLDDTRTSSQYAVRPFVGVAPDREYVPDESEVAEVAVLSVDALTDPANYESERRVGHPEYGDHRVHYFHVDGYTVWGVTGRMVVQLLERTTDWRAPAEPDRVVGADAELPI, encoded by the coding sequence ATGGACCTGTCGGGGCTGCGTCGACACGCGCCGCAGTCGCTCGCCGGGCGGCGAGAGGCCGCGGTGCTGGCGCCGGTGATAGCGCGCGACGGCGACGCGCACCTCCTCTTCACCAAGCGCGCCGCGCACCTCGGCGAACACCCCGGACAGATGAGCTTCCCCGGCGGCGGTCGCGAGCCGATAGACCGGACGCTGACGGACACCGCGCTGCGCGAGGCCGACGAGGAGGTCGGCATGCGGGCGGCGGAGGTCGACGTGCTCGGCCGGCTCGACGACACCCGAACCTCGTCGCAGTACGCGGTCCGGCCCTTCGTCGGCGTCGCGCCCGACCGCGAGTACGTTCCGGACGAGTCGGAGGTCGCGGAGGTGGCGGTGCTCTCGGTCGACGCGCTCACCGACCCCGCGAACTACGAGTCGGAGCGCCGGGTCGGCCACCCGGAGTACGGCGACCACCGCGTCCACTACTTCCACGTCGACGGCTACACCGTCTGGGGCGTGACGGGCCGGATGGTGGTGCAGTTGCTGGAGCGAACGACCGACTGGCGCGCGCCCGCCGAACCGGACCGCGTGGTCGGCGCGGACGCCGAACTCCCTATTTAA
- a CDS encoding endonuclease III — MSTQTWDETRVRALHDDLAELYEPVDRAAEHGADPTAEPGEGVRQLVTTILSQNVADENTRRASEALFDRYDDFAAVEAADHEELRETIRVAGLPDQKAARIQRALTAIREETGGAYSLAFLDAMATDDAKGWLTEIKGVGPKTASVVLNFHFGKPTMAVDTHVERVSKRFGLVPESASNQAAHDALDEVVPDELTYPLHVLLIRHGREHCSARGADCDNPVCEAYCDCEFCL, encoded by the coding sequence ATGTCGACGCAGACGTGGGACGAGACGCGGGTCCGGGCGCTTCACGACGACCTCGCCGAGCTGTACGAGCCGGTCGATCGGGCGGCCGAACACGGCGCCGACCCGACCGCCGAGCCGGGCGAGGGCGTCCGCCAGCTGGTGACGACGATCCTCTCGCAGAACGTCGCGGACGAGAACACCCGGCGGGCCTCGGAGGCGCTTTTCGACCGGTACGACGACTTCGCGGCGGTCGAGGCGGCCGACCACGAGGAGCTGAGGGAGACGATCCGCGTGGCCGGACTCCCCGACCAGAAGGCCGCGCGCATCCAGCGCGCGCTGACCGCGATCCGCGAGGAGACCGGGGGCGCGTACTCGCTGGCGTTCCTCGACGCGATGGCGACCGACGACGCGAAGGGGTGGCTCACGGAGATCAAGGGCGTCGGGCCGAAAACGGCTAGCGTCGTGTTGAACTTCCACTTCGGGAAGCCGACGATGGCGGTCGACACCCACGTCGAGCGCGTCTCGAAGCGGTTCGGGCTCGTCCCGGAGTCGGCGTCGAATCAGGCGGCCCACGACGCCCTCGACGAGGTGGTGCCCGACGAGCTGACCTACCCCCTCCACGTCCTCCTGATCCGACACGGTCGGGAGCACTGCTCGGCGCGCGGCGCCGACTGCGACAATCCCGTCTGCGAGGCGTACTGCGACTGCGAGTTCTGCCTCTGA
- a CDS encoding redox-regulated ATPase YchF translates to MLTVALAGKPNAGKSTFYTAATMADVDVANYPFTTIDANRGVTHVRTECPCLAREERCGSENCHDGKRYVPVELLDVAGLVPGAHEGKGLGNQFLDELTNADVVLNVVDASGATNAEGEPVEVGSHDPLDDVDFIEEEMDLWLAGIVDRNWEGVERQSRSPDFDLEAALSDMLTGFGATERDVTAVLRGLEYPDDPKAWTDGDREALARAVRRRTKPIVVVANKVDAAPDGAVERVREGTDKPVVPATADGELALRRAAEAGVVDYDPGDESFEIVGDVSDDQRAGLDALRESMSDHDGTGVQAALNAAVYDLLDRITAYPVQDAGKWTDGTGNVLPDAFLLRSGATPRDLAYAVHSDIGEGYLHAVDARASRRIGEDRELSEGDVVKIVSTTGP, encoded by the coding sequence ATGCTCACGGTCGCGCTCGCGGGCAAGCCGAACGCCGGCAAGTCCACCTTTTATACCGCCGCCACGATGGCCGACGTCGACGTCGCGAACTACCCGTTCACGACCATCGACGCCAACCGCGGGGTGACCCACGTCCGCACCGAGTGCCCTTGCCTCGCCCGCGAGGAGCGCTGCGGGTCGGAGAACTGCCACGACGGGAAGCGGTACGTCCCGGTCGAGTTGCTCGACGTCGCGGGACTCGTACCGGGCGCGCACGAGGGCAAGGGCCTCGGCAACCAGTTCCTCGACGAACTGACGAACGCGGACGTCGTCTTGAACGTCGTCGACGCCTCCGGCGCCACGAACGCCGAGGGAGAGCCGGTGGAGGTCGGGAGCCACGACCCCCTCGACGACGTGGACTTCATCGAGGAGGAGATGGACCTGTGGCTCGCGGGCATCGTCGACCGCAACTGGGAGGGCGTCGAGCGACAGTCGCGCTCGCCGGACTTCGACCTCGAAGCCGCGCTGTCGGACATGCTCACCGGCTTCGGCGCGACCGAGCGCGACGTGACCGCGGTCCTCCGCGGGCTGGAGTACCCCGACGACCCGAAGGCGTGGACCGACGGGGACCGCGAGGCGCTCGCGCGGGCGGTCCGCCGCCGCACCAAGCCCATCGTCGTCGTCGCGAACAAGGTCGACGCGGCGCCCGACGGCGCGGTCGAGCGGGTCCGCGAGGGCACCGACAAGCCGGTGGTCCCGGCCACGGCCGACGGCGAACTCGCCCTGCGCCGCGCCGCGGAGGCGGGCGTCGTCGACTACGACCCGGGCGACGAGTCGTTCGAGATCGTCGGCGACGTCTCCGACGACCAGCGCGCCGGCCTCGACGCGCTCCGCGAGTCGATGAGCGACCACGACGGAACGGGCGTTCAGGCCGCGCTGAACGCCGCCGTCTACGACCTGCTCGACCGGATCACGGCCTATCCGGTTCAGGACGCCGGCAAGTGGACGGACGGCACGGGCAACGTCCTCCCGGACGCGTTCCTGCTGCGGTCGGGGGCGACCCCTCGCGACCTCGCGTACGCGGTCCACTCCGACATCGGCGAGGGGTACCTCCACGCGGTCGACGCGCGCGCCTCGCGCCGGATCGGGGAGGACCGCGAGCTAAGCGAGGGCGACGTGGTGAAGATCGTCTCGACCACCGGGCCGTAG
- a CDS encoding metal-dependent hydrolase: MLFATHLLIGALVARNRFPVAWVVAGAALPDLVDKPLAMVGLVPTYHSVAHSALFAGVLGAGWLAARRYEAATAPGAVTAVGVGWVTHLVADAVHISINGRPENVVFLLWPLVRSWNSIGLGPGSFALQYLWTPSFYVEVAIWLLAGALLLRDGPPATDA, from the coding sequence ATGCTGTTCGCGACCCACCTCCTCATCGGCGCGCTCGTCGCGCGGAACCGCTTCCCGGTGGCGTGGGTCGTCGCGGGCGCGGCGCTGCCGGACCTCGTCGACAAGCCGCTGGCGATGGTCGGGCTCGTCCCCACCTATCACTCCGTCGCCCACTCCGCGCTGTTCGCGGGCGTCCTCGGTGCCGGCTGGCTGGCGGCCCGCCGGTACGAGGCCGCGACGGCGCCGGGGGCCGTCACAGCGGTCGGGGTCGGCTGGGTGACGCACCTCGTCGCGGACGCCGTCCACATCAGTATCAACGGCCGGCCGGAGAACGTGGTGTTCCTCCTCTGGCCGCTTGTTCGCAGCTGGAACTCCATCGGACTCGGTCCGGGGTCGTTCGCGCTCCAGTACCTCTGGACGCCGTCGTTCTACGTCGAGGTCGCGATCTGGCTGCTTGCCGGGGCGCTCCTGTTGCGCGACGGGCCGCCGGCGACCGACGCGTGA
- a CDS encoding phosphatase PAP2 family protein, protein MSLVERPFPPNPICITESDTGVTSSFPSGHAAAVTAYAAIARNSDELPFAVAAGFAGLISFSRIYLGTHYLSDTLFGMGLGVVAVLFAERLLDRVGEEAVLDLLPFETDI, encoded by the coding sequence ATGTCGCTCGTCGAGCGCCCGTTCCCGCCGAACCCGATCTGTATCACCGAGAGCGACACCGGCGTGACGAGCTCGTTCCCCTCTGGGCACGCGGCCGCCGTGACGGCGTACGCGGCGATCGCGCGCAACTCCGACGAGCTTCCGTTCGCGGTCGCCGCGGGCTTCGCCGGCCTGATCTCCTTCTCGCGGATCTACCTCGGCACCCACTACCTCTCTGACACCCTCTTCGGGATGGGGCTCGGGGTCGTCGCGGTGCTTTTCGCGGAGCGGCTCCTCGACCGGGTCGGTGAGGAGGCGGTGCTCGATCTGTTGCCGTTCGAGACCGACATCTGA
- a CDS encoding GTPase, with translation MGLEEEIEDLREEIAETPYNKSTEAHIGRLKAKLAEKKEKLENQSSAGGGHGYAVEKHGDATVALVGFPSVGKSTLINALTNADSEVGSYEFTTLDVNPGMLQYRGANIQILDVPGLIEGAAGGRGGGKEVLSVVRTADLVVFMLSVFEIEQYDRLREELYATNIRLDTEPPNINIRKTHKDGLGVTMSDDVSLDEETVKQVLREYGYVNAKVTIPHDLTIDELVDAVMDNREYLPSMVTVNKADLIDKSYLPTVKEELRERDLDPDDVLFISAEKELGLDGLKERLWEELGVIRIYMDKPGRGVDYEEPLILFEGDTVGDACTKIGGEFDERFKFARVSGESAKHDDQQVGKSHELADEDVLRIVARK, from the coding sequence ATGGGACTGGAGGAGGAGATCGAAGACCTCCGCGAGGAGATCGCCGAGACGCCCTACAACAAGTCCACCGAGGCACACATCGGGCGTCTGAAGGCGAAGCTCGCGGAGAAGAAGGAGAAGCTGGAGAACCAGTCCTCCGCCGGCGGCGGCCACGGCTACGCGGTCGAGAAGCACGGCGACGCCACGGTCGCCTTGGTCGGGTTCCCGAGCGTCGGCAAGTCCACCCTCATCAACGCGCTCACCAACGCCGACAGCGAGGTCGGCTCCTACGAGTTCACCACGCTTGACGTCAACCCCGGCATGCTTCAGTACCGCGGCGCGAACATCCAGATCCTCGACGTGCCGGGCCTGATCGAGGGCGCCGCGGGCGGCCGCGGCGGCGGGAAGGAGGTCCTCTCGGTGGTCCGGACCGCGGATCTGGTCGTGTTCATGCTTTCGGTGTTCGAAATCGAGCAGTACGACCGCCTGCGCGAGGAGCTGTACGCCACCAACATCCGCCTCGACACCGAGCCCCCGAACATCAACATCCGGAAGACGCACAAGGACGGCCTCGGCGTGACGATGAGCGACGACGTGAGCCTCGACGAGGAGACGGTCAAGCAGGTCCTCCGCGAGTACGGCTACGTCAACGCGAAGGTGACGATCCCCCACGACCTCACCATCGACGAACTCGTCGACGCCGTGATGGACAACCGCGAGTACCTCCCCTCGATGGTCACCGTCAACAAGGCGGACCTCATCGACAAGAGCTACCTCCCGACGGTGAAGGAGGAACTCCGCGAGCGCGACCTCGACCCCGACGACGTGCTCTTCATCTCGGCCGAGAAGGAACTCGGCCTCGACGGACTCAAAGAGCGGCTCTGGGAGGAGCTAGGCGTTATTCGCATCTACATGGACAAGCCGGGCCGCGGCGTCGACTACGAGGAGCCCCTCATCCTGTTCGAGGGCGACACGGTCGGCGACGCCTGTACGAAGATCGGGGGCGAGTTCGACGAGCGATTTAAATTCGCGCGCGTCTCGGGCGAGAGCGCCAAACACGACGACCAGCAGGTCGGGAAGAGCCACGAACTGGCCGACGAGGACGTGTTGCGGATCGTCGCGCGGAAGTAG
- a CDS encoding DUF2178 domain-containing protein — MSEHTTSATTRPSTRKRYKRIAYGLLGAGILALWVGIAVDRFVLGVALYWAGGLGMGLVQRFSPVELYDERDGTISRKASENTMNGFAYVFVLGAPSGLALEESGLVTLPGEFYGAMWTLFAVFVVYGSSVLYHKYRT; from the coding sequence ATGAGCGAACACACCACCTCCGCGACGACTCGGCCCTCCACACGGAAACGGTACAAGCGAATCGCGTACGGTCTGCTCGGCGCCGGTATCCTCGCGCTGTGGGTCGGCATCGCGGTCGACCGCTTCGTCCTCGGCGTGGCCCTGTATTGGGCCGGCGGCCTCGGCATGGGGCTCGTCCAGCGGTTTAGCCCCGTCGAACTGTACGACGAGCGCGACGGCACCATCAGCCGCAAGGCCAGCGAGAATACGATGAACGGCTTCGCGTACGTCTTCGTCCTGGGCGCGCCCAGCGGACTCGCCCTAGAGGAGAGCGGCCTCGTCACGCTCCCGGGCGAGTTCTACGGCGCGATGTGGACCCTGTTCGCGGTCTTCGTCGTCTACGGCTCGTCCGTCCTCTACCACAAGTACCGGACATGA